The Artemia franciscana chromosome 9, ASM3288406v1, whole genome shotgun sequence region aaacatttgcatTAGTAAACAAACATTCCCCATtacgtaaaaaataaatgtactaTACCATATAGCTGTACTATAGCATTGCGCAATTCCCTGGTGTgtgtaataacgtcttgaggggctAGTAGCTCTAATAGTATATCCCCTATGTGCGATTTTAAATAGATATAGGCCTCACTGCTGCCATTATGCAAGAAAACATAAACTCCCGATTTCCAAattgaaatattgaattaatAGAAATAACGGTTAACAATAAAAGTAGTATGTACAAGGGCTCTCCAGAACACCAGTCtggcacaaaataaaaaacaatcaagGTCCGTTATTTCTTACATACGTTTCAAAACTGCTCCTTCTCGGTATTTTCGTAGATAATTACCATATAAATTTAGAACTACATCATACGATCCTATTTTagcttaaaagaaaatttcttgtaATCAGGTGATACAATCTTAACCAAAGACTGTGAAAAGTTAGGTTAAGTGTCACTGTAGACCTTTCAAATTAACAAGAACAATCCATCTTCTGTGTAGGAAGCGAATGCCTGAATCCATGTCACTTACATATCTGTACCAAAATGTGACCGTATCTCAACCCACATATGTGGGAAGCAGAAGCTCGTGTGTAAGCTGTGTATTTTAATACTTCCAATCTGATGGGATAATTGCAGAGAAGGAAAAGGTGAGGGATTACTAAATTTTGCGTTAGCACGTCTAGCAAAAATCACTACCGGTAAGTAAAACGGCTATTTTCGCTTCGGAGTCCAGTATCCCTGCTAACGCTTGCACGGTAGTGGTACAAGTGGGTCCCTAAATCCACGTCATCATAAAATATAtcagaacatataattttttttcgttttttttatctcagCCCAGCTCGTGAGGAGTAAGAGAAACTGtaccaatcttttttttaatgatcatACCAGTCACATTCAACAGACGAGGTTATCATATATTGATTAAATTTGGTTGTAATTTGAGAAATAGTGCCcccagtggtgtcaattcagGGAAATGTAGAGGTGGGgacaatgtattttttaaatctagggcGGAGGGCGATTCTGttggttttttactgtttttatcaATAGAAATCCAAAAAAGGAAGTTTTAAGTAAAACATCAAAgaggttatttttcaaaatttgggaggggaaacctaggGGGAAAATGCCCTTCCCCTCCTATAGACATCCCAGGGTGTCCTACCTATTTCGAGGGGTCTGTATCCATTCTagctttttttggaggaggggagTCTCTAGATTTATTTCATAATGGGATTGGCAAGAAGGGTTAGCGAAGCTCAAGAGAAGTTGAAGCAAAACAAGGGAAAGCGTCAAAGTTGTGCCTTTTGGAAGTTTGTTTATACCTCAGCTACGATCGTCCTAGGACTCACGCTGCGTGGCAAAGAGCAACTGgtctcttttattttcttttttaatatttctgcgttgcatcaaaaataaaataaatatatattcttgGTTCTTACTTCAAAAGAAATAGATGGTACTTTTACGTCTAGGTCAAATTCTGCAAAAATAAGTGACCATAAATGTCAAATTAGTCTTTTGCCATCACAATGGCAAAATCCGGCAAATCccaaaaattctcaaaattgtAGATTGAGGTTCACAATGAAAAGCTCATATGACTACTTATAGATTCCTTGATCTCTAATAGACAACTCTTTTCATACAAATCTACCAGGGATAGATACAATAATATACCTCTGATAAATTTTGTAGGCATTGTAGTTTTAGTATAATGGGGACAAATAGCCTACCATATTTTAAGCAAGAAGGGAACTatttattttggatttgaagATATGTTTAGAGTGCACAATCTCGAAATATCTAGTATTCACCAAATGGATACCTGTAATAACAATATACATGTTAatgtataatattataaaaataaaggtATCCACCAGGCTTAGCCATTGTTTTTTAGTTAGAGACCATTCCATATTTAACCTAATctgataattataataatataaggaTAAGATATACTTGTCATAATATACAAGAATAAATCTATATTAAcatagtaataataattatatacaataataataacaaggtatagaataataataataataataatgctaaataataacaatatgcATACTAATGTAAAATATTACAGGAATATTAAATATTCCTACCTCTTCTTCTGGTTTGGCAGCATCTATTTTTCTAACTAATCCTAGAGATTCGTAATGCATTATAATTGGCATTGTTTCTCTTTGATAAGTTAGCAGACGCTTTCGCAAACTCTCTTCATTGTCATCTGTTCGTCCACTACCAGCTAAACCCCGCTTCAAACATCTGTCTACGCAAAtctataataaataaagaaaagagaatTAACCTAGTCTAGAAGACACCTTGAGCAAAATTAAGACACAATTTcagatcaaaaaaaaagaaaaataatatatagtCTTTAATATTTAAACTAGAAACTCTATCACACATGGTCTATATTGAAAATTTAGCAACTGTATAGttccatttttctcttttcgtttATTTTGTCGATCTTTTTTCTCGTAAAAATTTTACCTTGGTTTTTGGAtgccatttcttttttcttttttattatctcTAAATCATAAATGTTTCATCGTTCTGGGTTTCTTTATTCGGCAACTAAGACTGTAGAAAGATGGAGAAACCGAAGTATGAAACGTCAGCCAAATATTTCCTTATTTTCTACAGGAGTAATCTGAAACCAGATCAGTTAGTGGccgagaaaaagtaaaatatcaaAGTAAAATACAAAGTGCTGTATATCAAAGCATTGGTATCAGCTTATAATTGTCAATTATAATCGAACTATACTGACCGCATAACTCTATGTATATCACCTTCACTAGGCGTTGAACTACTAGGATGTACAGCTTTTTCACATGATGCTGCTTTATGACACCTAGCCAAAGAAATGAGGCTACAGAAATCCCCCTCGGTGGGCCCAAAAGAATTCGCCCCAGGATAAAATCAGTGTCCCAAACGTTCGCATCAAGCTGTGTTCTTACCATACTGCAAAAATGGAATACCCCCTGTTCCTCTATGCCTCTAGTTTTACGTTCATTCTTTTAGTCTTAAATCTGGTCTAGGCTACAAGATAAGGCCTAAAAAAATGAGGAACAGGCCGCTACCTTTCAACGGGACTTTTTTTGTGTGTCGCCCCCTCCTTTTTCTAACGTTCAGAGACGTCGAAACATTTGAATGTTACTATTCATGTGGTAATAATTACTAATACAAAAGATTGCGGTAATTGATAAATTACGACTCTATTCCATGCCAATCTTAGTAGTCCCAGATATTCCGTAAGTTTATTGATTATATACGGCACTGCATATTTAGATTTCCCACCAAGTTGAATTGTTGCAGAAGAAATACTTTGATCTTTAAATTTCAGATTCAAGTTACTTCCACAGGTTAGATTATATAAGACTTgataagcatatatatataaaggggTTAGTTCTACAATGAAGTTAGTCTAGAAGAGTACTGGAAATATACGCTTCTAAGTCAATGGACGTCAACAAAATCCGTTACTTAATACACAACAGACAACTCATTGCGGCACCAAGCCACCCGAGACCAACATAGCTACCCACACTCCTCCtcatcccaatatattcaaaacctccctcttaACATCCTCCCAAAAAGTTCCAATTCCCCTTAAATCTTTCATTACGACGTCCTTCAACCTCATTCGGGAACGATCTGCTTTTCCCTTCAGTTATTGAACTTGTCTCTTTGTTTTATCGACTACATGACAAAGTAGTGGAATTCGAAGACGCAATAATGGCAAGTGAGCAAAACTGATCTGTCCTCGCATTGCACACAGTCCACCATCGGCACCGACCATCAGACTTACCAAGCACCAGAACAAAACTACAACCTCTCAAGTGTTGTACAAGCAGATTTTCTAACTCCTTCGTATCCTATTTATTTACTACACTTAACAAGTaaccttttttgtgttttctttgtgATATTAAAAGCAGCATAAAATAGTGTTCCATTTTTAATGCTAAAACAgcaacttataaaaaaagggtACAATATTACAGAAGCACAAAAATTTCCGGTAAAAGTAGCAAACTACAAAACGAAACAATTCCAAAGCGAAGCCACTGTTGTTAGGAAACCGTCAGGTGTTCAACAAGTGTAAAATATTCGTATCAATGAGTCAACAAGCACTAACGCATAAGAACAGAGGAGAAAATCAAGTTCATGTGACGCTACAGCGTCAATGCTATGAACGATAAATGTCGATATGTCGAAATGAACgaacaatttttaaatgaacGAACGATATGTCGAAATGAATAAACGATATGTCGAAATGAATGATATAACGATAAATCAAGTTGGATCATTATTTTAACAATGGGCTTTCCTTATTTTGGCATTATACAAAATTTAAGGTCGTAGTAGATATGGCATTTTTGTGGAATAAAAATAGAAACCTACCTGATCAGTACAatcgaaaaagaaaacacatcgAAGGTTGACTTTACTTCCCATTTGACGCTCCCATCCTTCCATATTGTCCTTACTTCGTGGAAACCCATCgatcaaaaatttattcttacTGCTTTCAATCATAGCCTAgagaaacaaaaagtaaatgAGAATTATATTGACATTTAGCTAAAATAGAAGAAGAGAGTGGTGCCAAGGACATAAATTACGTTTGTTTGGATTAAAAGCATAATTTATgcctttgtttagttttttaacatacccctccccctctacTCCTCCACCCTAAGATTAGTCCAAAGGACACCCCGCCACTTGAAAAGTTACACATTTAAAACACGCTTCTATCGCTTTAGACTCTCCCCTCTAGGAACAACGGAGGTAACCTCAAAGTTTGAACTGTGGACtcgtaataaaataatatataaacgAGATTTACAAGCAAAAGAAGTAAGTTTTACCATACTGCTTTCAACCATAGCCTGCAATCACAACCAAATTTAGCAAAAGCAGAAGAAGGTAAAGTGATGTCCAGAACACATGGTACATGGCCTTTATTCGGTTTAAACAACATGATGCACACATTTTGCATTAGAAAGGCTGTATAATTGTTCGTTTATTCGGGTTTAACCACCAAGACTTCCTTGACTGTGTCTCTCGAATAAACAGGTAATTCTTCTGCAAACGGTTCCCTCTCAACTAAGACCTTTCATCTTTATTCATAGAAACAAAGCTTGCTCCCACGCTATGGTCGTACgaccattttattttgttttcattcataaaaggtaataaagaaGCATTCTCTCTCATCCCCTTCGAATACGTCCTGATGTATATTCTAGCTTTTAAACCAAACAGATTAAGTTCAGCTACATTGGACAAAAGTACATCTTTGCTGATGTTCTGgattattctttttctcttcctcTGCTGTTCCGAGCATAATTATTTTCAGAGCGGGGTAAAAGAgcaaaagaattgaaaataatCTTTTGAGAAAAAGACTTGACTTTCTGATGTTGCAAAGCGTGTGTTTTGCTATCTTCAGATAACGTTGAttatttggtaatttttgattttatttgccATTATCTCtacatataaaaaatactttaaatgagcaaaaattagtCAATACAAGGGTTCAACCTAGTCCAGCAAAGGATTCAATAAGAGGGGAACTGCCATCCCCATAAACCTCCACTCTTAAGAAAGCCAGCGTCTTCAATGTTTTGGAAACTACATGAAGTACAAGAAGAAAAGGTTTTTATTGGTTCACACTAAACATTAACAGTAACTACTGATCCAAATACTTCAACTATTCTTTAAGAACAtcattatttattcatgtgccCTGTGCATGTTTTTTAGTACGTTATTTTTCCGCAGTCTTATGGTTTTACTGTTTAAAGACGACAATTTTTCTGTCATTCGATAGCTGAGATTTAGCTTTATCCATCTACCCGGTTGCCTTTCTAAAATGcgctttgagttttttttacaatgaaaaatacaaagaaaagcaTTGAAAAACACGCAAAAATTACTTATTGGTTGTAATCCAGAGCCATTGTAAATCGCATATTCTCCTGGCCACCCCGTAAGGAAGAGAAAGTTGTGATAACTTTAAAGGGGCTAATTCAATCGGAAACTAAAAATTCTATAGCTCTTTTTTAGTGGATCATAatgaattggagggcaatcagaaAGATCCCTCCCAAATTTATTAATGAATATGCTTTGTTCCTTGCTCTCCCACTCTCCATTTTGATTAACCAATGCTTTGCGTCCGGTGTGTTTCCCTCGCCGTGGAAGAAAGTGCACATACGGGTCATTCCAaaaataacccctccccccaaaaaagctgCGATGTCTTGAGACCCATATCCTTAACCCCATGCTTTGCAAAAGTGACAGAGTCTTTCATACTCCGCCGCCTGTTGTCTCAAATTTGTGAATCCATAGACAAATATCAATGCGGAAGAATACAAAGTGGGGAACTTCCTTACATTTTGTAATAATGTTCGACCGCATTCTAAAGCGGCTTGAGACCCAGGGTCATGTTGTTGATCTAGCTGTGATCGATTTTCGCAAAGCGTTTTGACCTTCTATCTCACCACACTTCAAGCCTAAACTTGAAGCAAATGGGAGCTACGCGTCAAACTCTGACAATCGTACTGGATTTTCTGTCTGGACGCCAACAGAAAGCGTTTGCCCTCCATGAAGAAGACACTGACTCCGAATGGAGTGACAAACCCTGCAGAGCCCCACAAGGCACCAAACTCGCAGGAATAACATTTCTTGCTGCGATTAACTACAAATTGAGCGAGCACAAAGACAGGTATAAGATTGAGGAAGACTTATCACTCGTGCTTACTTATCTACTTGAGGGTAATACTCCTATAGCTCAGTTTACTAGTGACACTTTTGACCAACTAAATTCCTAGTGTAATCAGTCCAATCTTATCATTAACGCTTCCAAGTCAAAAACTCTTCGGCTTTGTTCCCTAAAAAGAGATTTTATCGTCCCTGAAGTCCCATTTTCTGTCGTGTCAGAAGTGAAGATACTCGATGTTATTTTCTCCAGAGACTGTTCTTTCGCCGCAAATGGTGACAGAGTAATTANNNNNNNNNNTTTccaaaataaacacacaaagtgTGTACATAGCAGCTACAATAGATTTCAATGTCCTTGCACAAATAAATTTGTTACCACTTATGGCATACTCCACAATATATTACCTGGACTGTGAGACCAATATCGCACTACATTTCAACTATATTTCAATTAGAAATTATActgcaaaacaattttttacagAGCAGtcatataaaataagaaaagtgcaaaaaactattttcatagttttgaaacCATCatcatacaaaaataaaaggcGTGATTTTTTAATAAGACTTTCCTTTGACTATCAGGTGAAAGCAggatttttaaactaaaagcaAAACTCttagaaaataccaaaaacagacaaattataaagcaaatatataactttagggagaaacttaaaaatatCGTGGTTTTGGAAAGGAAAGGTGGCAAAGATTGATTAAAGACTAATGTTTCAGAAAAGGCCGGTGGTAGAGATACATCAAAGGCTAATTATTTCATTCTGGTTGAAAGGGCATCGCTAAATGATCAATTTAGCGTaacttttttcctaaaaacTACGAGCTTGTAAACCCTCTCTATATTTACTGTCTCTCACACAAAggacaagaaagaaaaaataaaacacaggaAAAAACAGTAGTTCATGAAAGAACGATAACTTAAATATAAACTGTAAAACACATACacataaaaatttaacaaaat contains the following coding sequences:
- the LOC136031321 gene encoding UMP-CMP kinase-like (The sequence of the model RefSeq protein was modified relative to this genomic sequence to represent the inferred CDS: added 147 bases not found in genome assembly), which gives rise to MSAEKPKVIFVLGGPGAGKGTQCANIVKTYGYVHLSAGDLLRQERNTEGSEYGDLIETHIKNGTIVPVEITCSLLERAMIESSKNKFLIDGFPRSKDNMEGWERQMGSKVNLRCVFFFDCTDQICVDRCLKRGLAGSGRTDDNEESLRKRLLTYQRETMPIIMHYESLGLVRKIDAAKPEEEVFEEIKVIFKEFDAE